In one window of Microtus pennsylvanicus isolate mMicPen1 chromosome 2, mMicPen1.hap1, whole genome shotgun sequence DNA:
- the Cbx6 gene encoding chromobox protein homolog 6, giving the protein MELSAVGERVFAAESIIKRRIRKGRIEYLVKWKGWAIKYSTWEPEENILDSRLIAAFEQKERERELYGPKKRGPKPKTFLLKARAQAEALRISDVHFSVKPSASASSPKLHSSAAVHRLKKDIRRCHRMSRRPLPRPDPQGGSSGLRPPISPFSETVRIINRKVKPREPKRNRIILNLKVIDKGPGGGSTAQGAGALARPKVPSRNRVIGKSKKFSESMLRTQIRHMKFGSFALYKPPPAPLAPSTAGKAEVASGPGLLLPTPAAAPYDAHSSSSSGCPSPTLQSSDPDDAPPKLLPETMSRSAPDWREPEVLDLSIPPEAAVTGQRAPPDITAAAGHTALEPTGACSSEPEAGDWRPEMSPCSNVVVTDVTSNLLTVTIKEFCSPEDFEKVAAGVAGAAGGGGSTGPSK; this is encoded by the exons ATGGAGCTGTCTGCAGTGGGCGAGCGGGTCTTCGCGGCCGAATCCATCATCAAACGCCGGATCCGCAAG ggACGTATCGAGTACCTGGTGAAATGGAAGGGGTGGGCAATCAA GTACAGCACTTGGGAACCAGAGGAGAACATTCTGGATTCGAGGCTCATCGCAGCCTTCGAGCAGAA GGAAAGGGAACGTGAGCTGTATGGGCCCAAGAAGAGAGGACCCAAACCCAAAACTTTCCTCCTAAAG GCCCGGGCCCAGGCCGAGGCCCTCCGCATCAGTGATGTGCATTTTTCCGTCAAACCGAGCGCCAGCGCCTCCTCACCCAAGCTGCACTCCAGTGCTGCGGTGCACCGGCTAAAGAAAGACATCCGCCGCTGCCACCGCATGTCCCGCCGCCCCCTGCCACGACCAGATCCACAAGGGGGCAGCTCTGGCCTGCGCCCACCCATCTCTCCCTTTTCTGAGACCGTGCGCATCATCAACCGCAAGGTGAAGCCCCGGGAGCCCAAGCGGAACCGCATCATCCTGAATCTGAAGGTGATTGACAAGGGTCCGGGAGGAGGCAGCACTGCACAGGGTGCAGGGGCGCTTGCCCGCCCCAAAGTCCCATCGCGGAACCGGGTCATTGGGAAGAGCAAGAAGTTCAGCGAAAGCATGCTGCGCACCCAGATCCGCCACATGAAGTTTGGCTCCTTTGCGCTGTACAAGCCCCCGCCCGCCCCTCTGGCGCCCTCTACTGCGGGCAAAGCCGAAGTGGCCTCTGGTCCTGGGCTGCTCCTGCCCACCCCAGCAGCTGCCCCCTATGACGCACACAGCTCCAGCTCTTCCGGCTGCCCCTCACCCACACTGCAGTCCTCTGACCCGGACGATGCACCACCCAAGCTACTCCCCGAGACCATGAGCCGATCTGCTCCCGACTGGCGAGAGCCAGAGGTGCTTGATCTGTCCATCCCTCCTGAGGCGGCTGTCACGGGCCAGAGGGCCCCTCCTGATATCACTGCTGCTGCGGGCCACACAGCCCTGGAGCCCACAGGTGCCTGCTCCTCCGAGCCCGAGGCTGGGGACTGGCGCCCCGAGATGTCGCCATGTTCCAATGTAGTCGTCACAGATGTCACCAGCAACCTCCTGACGGTGACCATCAAGGAATTCTGCAGCCCTGAGGATTTTGAGAAGGTGGCTGCTGGGGTGGCAGGTGCTGCAGGGGGTGGTGGTAGCACTGGGCCAAGCAAGTGA